The genomic window TAGTCCAGACATATTGTATCAGCCAAATTTGCATTAAATTCCTAACCATATAGAGGATGGTATTAACTAAAGCATGTTTACTGTTGATGGGTATGTTTAATGTTGATAGACTTGAATTAGGTATGTATACTGAAAAAACGGCACAAAAATTTTCACAAAAGCTGTTGGCACGGTGTTCTAATCTCGCTTCAGTTCTTCCTCTGCTAGGGGTATGGAAGGTCACTCTGGTTGATGAAGGGTTTTTATAAGGCTAATGGAGGGTGCGGCTATGTGAAGAAACCTGATTTCTTGCTAACCTCTGGTCCAAATGGCGAGGTCTTTGATCCAAAAGCAACCATGCCTGTAAAGACAACTTTAAAGGTTTGAAATCTATGAACTCATTTACATCTGTTGTGAAATTTTCTGCTAACTTGGTGCTTAATAGGTTAAGGTATACATGGGAGACGGATGGCGCACGGATTTTAGTCAGACGCACTTCGATACCTACTCCCCTCCAGATTTTTATACAAGGGTACGGGCATTTTCATTACGACTGTTTCATTTTAAGAAATTATAGTGATGATTGTGATAGCCTCCATAATGAATATAATTACTAGCTGCATTTCAGCTGCTTTTGAGGTTCACTTATATTTCCCTGCAGGATTTCAGTTTCTTATTTCGTACATCTATTGCTGATATTAGCATATTTATTCTTCTAAATTTGAGAAACTAACTCATTTGTTTCCGTTTTTTCCTTTCGATTGGTGTTAGTTCACCATTCGACTATGGAACTCAAAATAAACATtatctggaaaaaaaaattgtcaaagtCAGACACCCATTTGGTGCCAGTCAAAAAAACATGGACCAAGgggtttaaattttcaaaatatatgaaagaaagaaaCACTAATATCAATCACAGAAGGAAAGCACATAAATGTACATTATTTAGCATTATGCAGTCGTTAATCATGATTGATATTCTTCCAGGTAGGTATCGCCGGAGTGCCCGCCGATACCAGGAGGAACAAAACGAGGATTATAGAAGACGAGTGGGTGCCAGTGTGGAATGACGAATTTCGCTTTCCGTTAACTGTCCCTGAATTGGCTTTACTGTGGATTGAAGTCCGCGAATATGACATGTCGGAGAAGGACGACTTTGGCGGGCAGACCTGCCTACCAGTCTTGGAGCTCCGACCAGGGATCCGTGCCGTGCCTCTCTACGACCGCAAGGGGAGAAAGTACAAATCCGTAAGGCTTCTCATGCGCTTTGAGTTTGTTCCACACTGATGCTGGAAGTTTGTTGTTCTCTTTGCGTCGTAGCAGTGCTTGATTTGCTGTAGTACCTGGAGTGATAAGATGTATATGTAAATTTACGTGTATATCCCTGCCGATTCGCCTCTTCATGTACAAACCCCtgtaaatctgaattttcatatacacCCTTCAAAAACTTAGTTTTTATGCATGTAATTAGGTGGCCAGAGAGAAATACAGGTGTTTGTTATACttgttcaaataaaaaaacttagGCATCTTTCTGTAAGAAACTACAGTTAAATACCATTGTATATGAGTTCTGACGGATTTAGAGAGATtcatcaatccaaacgccccagCAATAGTTAggtattttgtaaattttaaaaacagtttgaaatttttattgtagtgtaaGTTGAAACAAGTTTTACCGGTGCAAAATGTATCATTTACTCGTCTCTttgttttttgaaaaagaaaaagcactcCAACGCGCTTTTCatcatttaataataataaaaataccgCGAATTAGTTCCTACTACCTTCCAATCGAGGTCGAATCGAATTCGAATTTTACTTGCTGGGTGCTGAAGATCGACACCCACGCTCATTCGAACAAGTATTTAATTGCCCAGCATTGCTTCCATAGATTTCATATCCACATCAAAGACATCATAATTGAATAGCCATAATCTCTTGATCAAGGATATAATTGTCGCTAATCATGATGTCTTCATTAGGTGTTTGATTGGTCTGATCAGTCCATGCATTGTAAAAAGATTCTTAAGCATTAAAACAACAGATACaacttcaataaaaaaatagtgaccgtccctaacgcaagtgacaaaatatttagtggttggtattcgagatttcaagttcgaattctaattgattcatatttccaactaagtttattttcaaaagaaataatCGAAACGGGTAAactctcaataaaaaaaaaaattcaataaagaAGATATTTAGATTCATTGAATctagctattttttttaaacccaAACTTGTCATATTCCATAAAAATCTAACTTGCATATATTAGCAAAGCTGTACctgttaaataattttaaattttcgtaAATTTAGAAATGGGGTCCACAGTCCCCAAGAAACTGGGGCCCAATGAGAAAGGGATCTTTGAATCAGCAGCCACCGTAACAGTCGAGAAGAACACTCGGACTGTTACGTACCAAAGAATCGTCCAGAAAAAATTTACAGGTTCCACAGTTTTAGATCCTTTCAACAAACCAATCTATAAAGAAACTACGGAAGATACACCGAATTTATCCATATTTTTGGATCTTCCCTTACAACTAGTAGGCATTGCCCCACAAGATCTGTAAGAGTgttaaaaaagagtttttttttttttttgaattttagcgTGTTAATACTTTTACTTTGGTACTCAAACTGTAAGCTTGGCATTTTAGAcctcaaactttaaaattgatTCACATAGTCTTAAAGAGTATTTATTTTGGTTATTTACACTCTTTGTATAGAACATTTAATAACACTTCATGTTAATTTATATATCAactttagctaaatttattattgaattataccaactatcaagctcCTTGTTTGTCTCTACCCATTGTTCTCGCCTCTTCCCCTCTGTGATTAACCATCACATGTTCGCAACCCaaagtaaaaattaataaagtacaatttaataatagaataataaaataaaataagcatCGACTCGTACACCACCAAGTCCGTGGGCCCCACGCGACCCGACCCAGCGCCATGATTGATCCCTCCGCTTTTTGTTTCGAACCCTCCCCATCCAAATCCCCTTCCCCCCCCCCGCCTTACGTGCCTCGACTCCACTCTCCCCCACCTCCACCCTCCATCGATCCCCAGCCCGTGTCCTTTTCACCcctcttctccatcttcttccctctccctctctccctcctcgTCATCTTCTCATTTGCTTCGAGTCCGTCCATggctggggcggcggcgacggagggTGTACGCGCCGGGGCAGAGGGCGAAGGCGGCGGCGCAGGCGTGGCGCGCGGTGGTGGGGTGGATGGGGTTTTGTCCAGATCCTGCTCAATCTGCGGGGCGACGCCTCGTTGGCGCAGGTCTCTCCTTCGTCGGCCTCCGcacccctccctctcctccgctccatcctcctctccccctcgtCGCCTTTAAAGGCGCTCCCTCCGAGATCCCCCACGACACCCCGCCCCTCCTCCCGAAACCATAGATTAAGCCACGGGAATCGGTgagatctctttctctctctctctctctctctctagatgtgTATTTGAGCTGGTGGTCTACCCCTAAGCAAAGAGTATTGCGTTTCGATTGGGAAAGGAACCGTCGATAATGGATCGGATTGCATGTAGTAAGCGGTTAATGTGTTCTGATTGTGttatgatctctctctctctctctctctctctctctctctctctttgtgggTTTGAGATGGTGATCTATCTCTAGAGCGAAAAGTTTTTTGTGTTTGTGTTTGGGTTGGAGAAGGAATGGTCAATAATGGAGTAGATTTTGTGCGGGGAAAAATTAATGTGGTTTTGAAGAAATTTGAGAGGATATGTGGTCTGCTTGAGCTGCTGGAAGAGTCTAGGTCTTGTAATTGGGGAAATTTCAGATCTACTTTGGTATCTATTGATGAATACTGCAGATGTGAAAGTCTATTATATAGTTGCTTAATGTTCGGAACTtctcttttttgtattttgatgacatCTGTAGGATCTCTTGTTCTTGGGGAATCTGGCATTTTGCTCTTTAGCGTCGTGACCTAATATACGAATAGAAAGGTGGTGAAGAGATTGAAGTTTATTGCTTAAGTGCTTCTTTGCTGATGGATAATCTGGTTTCTACTAAATTGGTGAAGATGCTGGGTATAGATGGATGAGTTGGATGTGAAAATTAGAAAATCAACTACAAATAGAGTCGATGAAAGGTGAACACAACCTTTTATGTTAACACAACACAGTAAATGAGAAGCATATGAATACATGAAACTTGCGTGAGAATACAAGCACAGAATGAGATATTTCCGCTCACTTGAACTTGTGATTCTGTCACCACTGCAACTATGCGCTAACAAACCCATCACCCTCTCTCATCAATTTTATTGCTGGAAAATTAGACGACTAGAGAGAAGaagcaagttaaacatctaagTATCTGTTTTGCTCAGTTTCTAGAACAACTTTCAAGAAATAGAAGCCAGGTTTTTGGTGAACAAAAGTCTAGAGCTTATCGCTGAAGCAGGAAGCCGGAATGAGCATTTGGGCCTTAAAGTTAGAAGCTCCTAATTACTGCTTATGCTTTCGGCTTCAGTAGGAATCTATTAGGAGGATGTTAATAAATTACTTGCAGTGTGCTATTTCAAACTTGTGCACAAACTTGCATACAAACCTTaatcattttatttgtttatgagatttactaaattattattCCACCTTAACTTAATATGCATGTTTGAATGTGGAAAATTATAATATCTGCTACATCTTTTTCCTTCTGCGTGGATTTAAATCATATTTGTGCAGGTAGTGCTTGACTTGGATGAAACTCTAGTATGCGCATATGAAACATCTAGCCTACCTTCTATTGTACGTAGTCAGGCTATTGAAGCAGGTTTAAAGTGCTTTGAGCTTGAGTGCATATCTACAGATAGGGTAACTTGCTTTTACATtgttacccctttttttttggttatattagactttaattataaaatgaaCTCATCGGTGTTGAAATTCCTGGTTTGAAGGAAGTT from Ananas comosus cultivar F153 linkage group 23, ASM154086v1, whole genome shotgun sequence includes these protein-coding regions:
- the LOC109728333 gene encoding CTD nuclear envelope phosphatase 1 homolog gives rise to the protein MIDPSAFCFEPSPSKSPSPPPPYVPRLHSPPPPPSIDPQPVSFSPLFSIFFPLPLSLLVIFSFASSPSMAGAAATEGVRAGAEGEGGGAGVARGGGVDGVLSRSCSICGATPRWRRIIFVQVVLDLDETLVCAYETSSLPSIVRSQAIEAGLKCFELECISTDREVEGKQKVNHVTVFERPGLHEFLRQTSEFADLVLFTAGLEGYARPLVDRIDVDSKFSLRLYRPATVTTEYREHVKDLSCLSKDLCRCVIVDNNPFSFLLQPSNGIPCVPFSAGQPYDEQLMGVILPLLKHLSLQKDVRHVLYERFHMPEWFQKHGIPPSDQIP